In one Actinomyces trachealis genomic region, the following are encoded:
- a CDS encoding AAA family ATPase: MSRGLGTLRVEGLASIRSLTLDLSTEVTVLIGANGSGKSNLVSALELVARIWDGSFQEYLQQRGGISNLLFAGRPDPGQARADRAGLRLR; encoded by the coding sequence ATGAGTCGTGGACTAGGGACTTTGAGGGTGGAGGGACTGGCGTCGATCCGCAGCCTCACGCTGGACCTGAGCACGGAGGTGACCGTGCTGATCGGCGCCAACGGCTCCGGCAAGTCGAACCTGGTCAGCGCCCTGGAGCTGGTGGCGCGTATCTGGGACGGCTCCTTCCAGGAGTACCTGCAGCAGCGTGGCGGCATCAGCAACCTGCTGTTTGCAGGACGCCCAGACCCGGGCCAAGCACGTGCTGATCGAGCTGGCCTCCGGCTTCGATGA
- the mtnN gene encoding 5'-methylthioadenosine/S-adenosylhomocysteine nucleosidase, with protein MSVSQPDQSCSPRPVTAVVVVAMPEEAAPFVEVLEPLEGAPALPGLPGPGGVVSLSLPGRAGGARASSHAGPRELVLVRSGIGLVNAASALATVLVTVRPELVISAGTTGGLGRQVEVGDVCISDTLSYTDADATAFGYARGQVPGMPVLYAGDSDALDLLAARVGALHTATASSGQARLHRGLMLAGQSFVTAENVADAREVFPAALSTDMESTALAQVAAGAGVPFVSVRGVSDLCGPEAGQEFHIGVEEAAARSATMVLALLA; from the coding sequence ATGAGCGTTTCCCAACCTGACCAATCCTGCTCACCGAGACCAGTGACGGCGGTGGTCGTCGTCGCGATGCCGGAGGAGGCGGCACCCTTTGTGGAGGTGCTGGAGCCTTTGGAGGGCGCACCCGCTCTCCCTGGCCTGCCTGGACCGGGCGGGGTGGTGAGCCTGTCGCTACCTGGTCGGGCGGGTGGTGCTCGCGCGTCGAGCCATGCGGGACCGCGTGAGCTGGTGCTGGTGCGCAGCGGGATTGGCCTGGTCAACGCTGCCTCCGCCTTGGCCACAGTGCTGGTGACGGTGCGCCCCGAGCTGGTGATCTCCGCCGGGACCACCGGGGGCCTGGGACGGCAGGTGGAGGTGGGTGACGTGTGCATCTCGGACACGCTCAGCTACACCGACGCCGACGCTACCGCTTTTGGTTACGCGCGTGGGCAGGTGCCGGGCATGCCGGTGCTCTACGCGGGGGACTCAGATGCTCTAGACCTGCTAGCAGCACGGGTTGGCGCACTGCACACGGCGACGGCGTCGTCAGGGCAGGCACGGTTGCACCGGGGTCTGATGCTGGCGGGTCAGTCTTTCGTGACGGCGGAGAATGTGGCCGACGCGCGGGAGGTGTTCCCGGCGGCGCTGAGCACGGACATGGAGTCCACAGCGCTGGCGCAGGTGGCGGCGGGGGCGGGCGTACCCTTCGTGTCGGTGCGGGGCGTGTCTGACCTGTGCGGCCCGGAGGCGGGACAGGAGTTCCACATCGGGGTGGAGGAGGCAGCTGCCCGCTCCGCCACCATGGTGCTGGCGCTCCTAGCCTGA
- a CDS encoding acyltransferase: MASKSAACSVGQLISAIKGHDYHVDEGLPASYLLTVLTERAAMKARGMIRTGTGRAIFLGRHARLRGASRFRCGSGCTIAEGAYLDAMSTDGVTWGNNVALGKNSRIECIGSLQHLGKGMRVGDNTGLGTDTIYGAAGGITIGNNVMIGNYVSFHSENHIYADTTRAMREQGVTHQGITVGDDVWIGAKATILDGAHIGDGVIIAAGAVVTAGYYEDYGIYGGVPAKKLSSRKA; this comes from the coding sequence ATGGCAAGCAAATCCGCCGCCTGCAGCGTGGGCCAGCTGATCTCGGCCATCAAAGGCCACGACTACCACGTAGACGAAGGCCTGCCCGCCAGCTACCTGTTGACCGTCCTGACTGAGCGTGCCGCCATGAAGGCCCGCGGCATGATCCGCACCGGCACCGGCCGCGCCATCTTCCTGGGCCGCCACGCCCGGCTACGCGGCGCCTCCAGGTTCCGCTGCGGCTCCGGCTGCACCATCGCAGAAGGCGCCTACCTGGACGCCATGAGCACCGACGGCGTCACCTGGGGCAACAACGTGGCCCTAGGCAAGAACTCCCGTATTGAGTGCATTGGCAGCCTGCAGCATCTGGGTAAAGGCATGCGCGTGGGGGACAACACTGGCCTGGGCACTGACACCATCTATGGTGCTGCTGGAGGAATCACGATTGGCAACAACGTGATGATCGGCAACTACGTCAGTTTCCACTCCGAGAACCACATCTACGCGGACACCACTCGCGCTATGCGTGAGCAAGGTGTCACGCACCAGGGCATCACCGTGGGCGACGACGTGTGGATCGGCGCTAAAGCCACCATCCTGGATGGCGCACATATCGGCGACGGCGTGATTATCGCGGCCGGCGCCGTGGTTACCGCTGGGTATTACGAGGATTACGGCATCTACGGCGGAGTACCCGCGAAGAAGCTCAGCAGCCGTAAGGCCTAA
- a CDS encoding CDP-alcohol phosphatidyltransferase family protein has product MAKALADRSQSWSQVYRALKGAQKSNRNAPAYSRWFNRPLGGVFAATSFKLGMTPNQLTGISAVFTFCGLALLATTSPTWLHGVAVAVLLALGYALDSADGQLARLRGGGSPAGEWLDHVIDATKQASVHLVVAVLWFRHLEGWPMWTVLVPLGFSVVACVWFFTMILTDQLERAAGTKKTGAVATAPRTSLLNSVIATGLDYGFQVVTMLLLGWWTGWRWLYVMLAAFNLLMLLAQLVRWYRRVNALPRH; this is encoded by the coding sequence ATGGCAAAGGCCCTGGCCGATCGCAGCCAGTCCTGGTCTCAGGTCTACCGCGCCCTCAAGGGCGCTCAGAAGAGCAACCGGAACGCCCCGGCGTACTCACGCTGGTTTAACCGCCCCCTGGGCGGGGTGTTCGCAGCCACCAGCTTCAAGCTGGGTATGACCCCCAACCAGCTCACTGGGATCAGCGCCGTCTTCACTTTCTGCGGCCTGGCTCTGCTGGCTACCACCTCCCCAACCTGGCTGCACGGGGTGGCCGTGGCTGTGCTGCTGGCCCTGGGCTACGCCTTGGACTCCGCCGACGGCCAGCTGGCACGTCTGCGCGGAGGCGGCAGCCCCGCCGGTGAATGGCTGGATCACGTCATTGACGCCACCAAGCAGGCCTCAGTGCACCTGGTGGTGGCGGTCTTGTGGTTCCGTCACCTAGAAGGCTGGCCCATGTGGACGGTGCTGGTGCCGCTGGGCTTCTCCGTGGTGGCCTGCGTCTGGTTCTTCACCATGATTCTCACCGACCAGCTGGAGCGCGCTGCAGGCACCAAGAAGACTGGGGCGGTGGCGACGGCGCCGCGCACCTCCCTGCTGAACTCAGTGATTGCCACTGGCCTGGACTATGGCTTCCAGGTGGTGACCATGCTGCTGCTGGGCTGGTGGACCGGCTGGCGCTGGTTGTACGTGATGCTGGCAGCCTTCAACCTGCTGATGCTGCTGGCACAGCTGGTGCGCTGGTACCGCCGCGTGAACGCCCTGCCGCGGCACTGA
- a CDS encoding alpha/beta hydrolase encodes MSTLTESSQTLAREIYGPATDASAPLLILSHGITDNAACWVEAIELWVARGYRVLALDARGHGASPRWQEADLTSQDAAGERLAKDLEEVLEDVRAGGIAGEGPVAGPLVLVGHSMGGVTSLVVAARRPEMVDAVIAEDPAFTTATSRRLLRLTAFQRLREVQEIATDPQARFTKEVTENPTWPHREVAASVKGVVNCDLAFLKIGCVGPTTPWQEVVDALSMPTLLVTGTGDDVIVSKTWLTEILKRNPRLSTAIIEGAPHCVRRTYSGRFHSVVDPWLSARTDRDG; translated from the coding sequence AGTCAAACCCTGGCCCGCGAGATCTATGGTCCCGCCACGGACGCCAGCGCGCCGCTGCTGATCCTGTCCCACGGGATCACCGACAACGCCGCCTGCTGGGTTGAGGCCATTGAACTGTGGGTGGCTCGGGGGTACCGGGTGCTCGCTTTGGACGCTCGCGGTCATGGTGCCTCGCCGCGCTGGCAGGAGGCTGACCTGACCTCCCAGGACGCGGCCGGGGAGCGCCTGGCCAAGGACCTGGAGGAGGTCCTAGAGGACGTGCGGGCCGGGGGGATCGCTGGTGAGGGGCCGGTGGCAGGGCCGCTGGTGCTAGTGGGGCACTCCATGGGTGGGGTGACTTCCCTGGTGGTGGCGGCGCGCCGACCTGAGATGGTGGACGCCGTCATCGCTGAGGACCCAGCTTTCACGACGGCAACCTCGCGGCGCCTGCTGCGGCTGACGGCTTTCCAACGGCTGCGTGAGGTGCAGGAGATCGCCACCGACCCGCAGGCGCGCTTCACCAAGGAAGTCACGGAGAACCCCACCTGGCCGCACCGTGAGGTAGCGGCCAGCGTTAAGGGCGTGGTGAACTGCGACCTGGCCTTCTTGAAGATCGGCTGCGTGGGGCCGACGACACCGTGGCAGGAGGTCGTGGACGCCCTGAGCATGCCGACACTGCTAGTGACTGGCACTGGAGACGACGTCATCGTCAGCAAGACGTGGCTGACGGAGATTCTCAAGCGCAACCCGAGGTTAAGCACCGCGATCATTGAGGGTGCCCCCCACTGTGTGCGGCGGACCTACTCGGGGCGGTTCCACTCGGTGGTGGACCCGTGGCTGAGCGCCCGCACCGATCGCGACGGCTAA